ATCTGCAAATGGAGTCACGTCGAGCGCGCCCGTGATATTGATGATCTGGCCTGGATCATTCTCCATGTTGTCCGCGATGACAATTTGTTCATTAACCAGCATGATGCGGGTACCTGCTACAGGATAAGAGACCCTCCATCCTTGCTGGACCAATTCTCGCTCAATTTCTGGCGCCAACTGATTGATAAATTGAAGCTCAGGTTGGAGCGGCTTAGCGCCCATGATCTCATTGTGACCTGCATAGCTGTCTGCACCAGGATGAAATAGATTACAACGACCAAAACTCGCTATGGGCTGTCCAATGTCAAGCAGTGTTGGCTCATCGAGAATGTTGGCAAGGCCGAACTTCGCGAGAAACGGTAGCTTTACACCTGAACTCTCCAGCACGTGCTTCATCGTGTACGCGTCCGCATCCTGCGGTCGAACCTCTTTCACATCCCGCATAGCACCAGCACCAAATCCATCGACAACCAGTACCACAGCCTTTTTCAACCTATTCGCTTCCCTTCAACGTTGTAAATCCCTTCGATTTTCGGAAGAGATGTTCCCTTGTCGCGGATGGGAACGACATTCGCTCTTGTAACAAATATCTGAGTGCGGAATGCGAGCACGACGGGCGTCCCAACAGGGAATTCGCCTTCAACCTTCAGGTAATAGTCGATACTCTCCGCGCTTGGCATGATGGCCTTGACGACCTGGGGTGTACCTCGCGATGGGCAAACTAACGCATTCTGCGCTTTTCCCCTCGGATAGTAACCTCCACCGAACACGTAACTCTCGCCTTCGAAGACATGGGATACTTCCGTTACGTATAAATACGAAGGGACTTCTGCATGACCCTTCACAGTGTGTAAGGGCGTTGTTCCCGTCAGCGCGTGTCCGGGTTCCCCATGCGTCGCACCGAGTCGCGCTAGCATTGGAATCGTGTCGACGCTCGTGGCGCTAGGTGCGTTGATTTGTTCCACGTTTACGCCGAGATCGCTTAGAGCCTTCGCCGCTAGGCGCAGTGTCTCAAAATTGTGGGTGGGTTGCGCCACGCCATCCTGTACAATGACGCTCGGGAACGACGTCACCCCCGCGATGGTCACATTCGGCAAACGCTGAATCTGGGCAACGACTTCCGGTAGATCTTCAAACTGCACGCCGCCCCGCTGACCGTCGTATAGGTAGTCACCTGGACGGACGACACGCAACAACAACTTCTGTTCCAGTCCGTGTTTTTTGGCAACTTCAGAAACATTCGTTGCCGATTCCACGTTGAAGACCGTAACGACTTCTGGGCGATATGGGATGATTTTCTCCAAGTAATATCTCGGTACTTGCACCAAATGGCCAACATGTCCAAGCTCTACGCCCTGCTCGGCGAGTAACAGTGCCTCGACCGGATCGACTGCGACAGCTTTGCGAATACCAGACTCCACAATCGCCTTGGATGCGACGGGATTGCGCCCAATCTGCTTGGTCATAAAGTATAGAGAGATGCCAGACTGGTTTGCGGCGTCTGAAAGCGCGGCTGCGTTTTGCGAAATTTGGTCAATATCGAGAATGTAAGAGTTCGGAGGTATTCGCCCTTCCCGGTAGAGTGCCAACGTTGTTTCAACTATGCTAGGATTACACTCCATCAAGGAATGAAGAAACATAGTTACACCTCCAAATGAAAGAAACCGCTATGCTCTGTCCGCATATACACTGCTCCAATTTTATCCTAGCGCTGGTGGGCGCACGTCGGTTGACCCACACGGTGCTGTCAGTCACTTCATGCGCCTTGGCGTACCCGTAGGCGACGCGCTCCATCCACTCCAGGTCACGCATCGCCAGAACGTACCTTCGAAATTGCCTGGTTTAATATCTTCACCACGAGCGAGGCGCCAGATCGCATCGGATTAATTCTTAACAAATAGGGCTTTAATTCAGGCGCACCTTCGCAAAATGACCCAGACACCCGGTAGATCATCGGGAGAACTTCGTACTTCGACTCGGCCCCTACAGGATAAGGCGCCGCGCCAAATTCGCTCGCAGCCGCGATGACCTGTGCCGCTATGGGGTCTTTGAGTTTGGCTATCACGCATCGCGATTGAGCATTCGCGACGTAGGCCTCTGTAATTCCCGGGACCGCCGATTGGTTGAGCTCGTGAGCTAGTTCTTCAACCTGCTCCGTCTGAATGGCGATGGTGACGGGTGCCATCGTGAGGGCACGGAGCAGTTCCATCGCCTCATGACCCTGCACTTGACCGCCACCGGAGTAGTTTCTCTGACGCACGACCGACGTGCACGCTGTTGGCCCTAAGACCACGCCAATTCCTTCCGGGCCGAGCAGCTTGAATGCTGAAAACGTGGACACATCCGCCCCGAGATTTACGCCAATCGCAGGTGCTTTAAACACGGCATAGTTTTCATCTACGACGATTGGAATGTTCGGTTGAGTGGCCTTCGCGACGTCGATCACGTAACCAAGATGGTACCTGTCAGCCGGTTGTTGACGCGTATGTTGAATGTACAAGAGCTTTACTCGCGTCAAAACGTCCTTTAGCGCTTCGTCATCGTGAAAATCAACCGACACCGTCCGTAGACCAAGCATGCGAATCGTTTCTTTTGTCGTTGTGTAGATCGGCGCGGAATGCACGGCAATGGCATCGCCTGGATTCACATACGCAGCCAAGGCCTTTTGGATAGCACCCGTGCCCGCTCCTCGAACAAGGACACAGTCCTCACTGCCAAAAAAACGAGCCAAGACTTTTTCGACGCGACCGGTCGCTATGGGCAAACCATTTGGCGTCACGCCAACGTCACCTAACTGAAACATTTCCGTGCCCTGGAATTCTTCGGATATGGCCTCAACTAGTTTAAATTGCAGTTGTTTCGCTTCGTCGAGCGAGATCGAATCCAAAGGAAATACTTGCATAGTCAGCACCTACTCCGCAAATGCAAGGAAACGGCGTGGATTTTTCACCATCAATTTCTCGATCACTGCCGAACTCGCACCTGCCTTTTGCAAATCCGGTAGGAACGTATCGAATAGGTAGATGTAACCCGGTCCACCGTTCTTGCGAAAATATGACTTACGAGTCATATCGACAGACAACATCAGTTGGTCTTCAAATCCTTTATCGAGGAGTACAAGTAAGTTATCGAGGCGTTCCTGGTGGGAGCGGTACTGATTTTTTCCGATGGTGTCAAATTGCATGAACGCACCGGATCGAAGCAACAGGAGTTGTTCTTCCACATTCCGATTCAAGTCTTGATGACCAAATGATACATGTGAGAGGTCGACCTGTTCTTCGTCAAAAATACGAAGCTGTTCCGTCCCTTCCGTTCCCATTTCGCAGTGGGTACTAATGGGCGCTTTGCTCAGCTTGTGCGCGTCACAGGCCGCCCGGAACACTTTGTTTTCAGCGGCCGTGATTTCGCTGAGACTGCTCCCGATTTCGGAAATAATACCGGCCTTGACTTCACTGTCACCAATTCCCTTGGTCACCTCGGTTGTAAACAACTCCGCAATTTCCTCGCGAGACTTTACATGTGCTTCCTCGGGATAGACACTTTCCTTGTAAAATCCGGTTGCGCAGACCACGTGAATGCCCATTTTGCGTGAGATCTCGGCGAGCCCGTCTGCATTCCTTCCCATTCCACGATTGGTCACTTCGACAATGGTGTTGCCACCGAATTCCTTTACTTGCCGTAACTCTTCCTCCAAGTCGGTGTTATCCGCCAAGATGGAGTCTGTTTCGTTGCGGACATGTGATAAGTCAAAAATGAGGTGCTCGTGTATCATCGTCCGCTGGATCTCTTCTGGTGAAATATCCCCTAGAACTGTTCGAATGAACCCCATATCAATTACCCCTCCAGGAACTGTGCTAGGATGGACAGAGTCCATCCTAGACGAGAATCAATTTTTAACTACGTCGTTTACCAGGCAGGTGACTACATAAGATGTGCGACGTAGAAGATATTTACTAGTACACCAGTGATAATGGCTGCTAGTGGCGCCGCCGCCAGACGAATGACAGGGCGGCCAATTGCTTCGTTAATCCCGTAAAGTGCCACGAAGATACCAAAGGCGAAGAAGTTTTGCGGATCTTTCGGCGTGTGCGTCATGGACAACGAAGCGAGTGCGGAACCTATGAGAAGGGCGTACTCTAGGACGTTGTTCATCGCGTTGCGAATGCTGTCCGATGCCTCGCGAAGTGACGGGAATCGCTCGAGACTCTTCCCAATTCCACGGAGAACAATCATTTCGATCGCAAGCCACAGAGCACCCATGACGAAAGCTGCAATATGTCCCATTAAACCCTCGCCAAAAATGACAGGTGCAAGGTAGAACCCGATAGGATATACAAGCGTAAGACCGACAACACCGTATACCCCTGAAGCGAGTGCAGTGGTGACAATGAGTGGAATAAACGCAAGTCCGCGAATCAGGTCAGCAAACGCGACCGTGCCCAATTGGGAAGTATTGTGGGTCTGGTAAATCGTGTGTAACGCTTGAAAATCCACTTCTGAACCGGATAGCCATTGAAGATTGGCAATCAACGATACCAAGCCGCCAATGACCATCATCAATGGAATCGACTTAACGATTCGCTTTGTGCGGACTTCAAATAAACTTTCGCCTTCTTCAGCGTCAGCAGTTTTGTCTTTGTTCGCTTTCACATCTTTTGCGATAGCAAACGCAACCAACAAAATGACACCGACAAACATTTCAAGGGCTTCCGGTGTGATCGGCGTCCCGTGAATGGTTACGTACTTCATCGCTGCCAACTGACGGACGATAAGTTCCAAGATAAGCGCGATAATACCTTTAACCTTGCCGAATTGGTAGAAAATCGCCAGTACAGGAAATAGTGCAAAACCAGCTAAAACCGGTGATGATAGCGCACTTAAAGAATTCAAGAAGTTGATAGGTAACATGCCGAAAACGGTATTCAGCGCGTCAAATGCCACCGTGACGCCAACACCCCATGCAGCACCCAAGACAACTGCAATCCACTTCCGTGGAGCAACGACGCCTAGAATATCGGTCGGCAAAAACAACAGCCACGGATTGAGGAGTTTTGAAGCTAACGTAAATGCGAACCCCATTGAAAATACAAAACCTGCACTCAAGCCGAAGGCAACGGATGCCATCTCCCCGCGCTTCATACGTCCTTCGACGTATTCCGGCATAATGGGACGCACACCGTCATGAAAGACGGCCCGCCCCATGTGTGACGCCAGTGAAGTTAAGGCACACAGGATGCCAACGATGATAAGCTTTGCGACCAAATTTTGTTCCCCCTAAATTACAAGTTGTGTTTTGCAAACAAGCTCTTTAACAGCATGGGAACCGCTGCCTCTATTGACTCTACAGCCATCCCGAATGCGATTTTTCCGCCAGAGACAAGTTTTTCTATCTCTTCTTGCTTCGGTTTGCCCCCAGCTTTGGCGACAGTGGCACAGTTGCTGTAGCCCAGCAAACCGATGGGAACGGAAAGTGCAGCTCCCCCGCCACTGTTGCAAGCGCCAAAATAGTAATCCGCTTCGCCTGCCTTGATTTTCTTTGACGCCTCAAAGTCGGAAGTCACAATCACCGAAACTTTGTCTCCGCCAACTTCCTTGGTCACACGCTCCGTAACCTCTTTTTTCAGTCCACCAATCGCAATTCGAATTGTCATAGTTATCCTTACTCCTTTCCTAATAGAACGCATAGATACATTGTGATGAACCCGACTTCTGCGTCCGTGACGGCAGTCAAGTCAGCCGGAAACATCTTCTTCGCGACGCCAACCAAGTCTGGATGACGATCCGCCACATCCTGAACGCTAGCCGGAATATCCATAACCGGCTCGCCGCGACGGATCCGCGCACATGCCATCGCAAAGTGGGTCACAAATGACCCTGCGTTGTTCTCGGTTAATTGAACACCATTGTCTTGTGCGAACCGACCTGCAGTCTCGAGCACATGTTGTCGCACCCCATCGCCAATTTGACCGGACGCAACCAAAATCTCTAATCTTTCAAGGAGTGTTTCATCCATGTTTGTTTCTCCCCCTTCGAGTTTCGAGATGGTTTTACTAGTATCTCGGAACTCGTGAACCGGCTAGAACCTCGTCCTGAATCCGATTAATTTGTTGTAAATCTAGCTGTTCAATCAGATTGGCGAATATCTCGTAATCCGCTTTCCGAACCACAATAGCTGCCTCGGTGGCGTCGTCCTCGTTAACATGCAACGGATACATATAAATTGGACCGGCTTTGCCGAAGCGGTGCTCCACTTCATCACTGTTCCAAACTGCAGCGTCAATCGTCCCATTTGCTAGTTCATCGAGAATTTGCATATACGGCAAATGGACATACTCGACATCCTTGTCTTGGCAAAGTTCGTAAGTAAGGGTTTTCTGATCGAACGATGACACGTCGATCCCCACTTTCATGCCTTTGCGAATGACTTTGTCGTCTTCGTTACGGACCAGTAATGCATGAGCACCAACGTATGTGATCGGGCCAAATGAGTGCAGGATACTGACTTCGTATTCGGCCGCTGCCAAGTCCGCTGCCCGTTTCGACATGACGACTAAGTCGTAGCGTCCGCCCACAAGGGCTTTAATGCGGTTCGTTCCTCCCCGCATGTAGGACAAATGGAACGGAATATTGCGTCTCTCAAAGACCGCGTATAAACCCGTCGCCAATCCTTCGTTTCTGCGTGAGTACGGAAGTGGCATTGCACCCATCAACGTAGACATCCCTGCAAATTCCCAAAGTTTTACGAAGTCCAACTCCAACAAGTACGTACCCAAGTGGCCCCGTGACTCGAGACGAACAGCCTGTGCGTCCGCCAACAACTGAATCGCACTTTGAACTGTTCCCCGTCCAACCTCACATTTCTGGGCAAAATCTTGAATCCTCGGGATTCGCGCCCCAATCTTATAGGTTAGTAATTCCCTTGCAATCTTGGTGACTGCGATTCCGTTCTTGCTGAAAAGTATCTCTTCCGACATTCACACCCCCAACGTACAAAATACTGTATTTTGATTGATTGTAATGTATCATATAACCGTGGAAAAGTGAAAGCCTTTTCTTAAAAATTTTTTTGGTAACAGCGGTTTGTTGCGAAAATGGTACAGTTATCAAGGCGACCTGAAGATGAAATCATGGGAGGGAAATCTATGAAGGCTATGTTCTTCAATATCGATGGGACAATCATTTCACCCAATACAGAAAGAGTTTCCGATTCAGTCAAAGCTGCAATCGATGAACTGCACGCGAACGGAGTCACTCCAATATTAGTTTCAGGCAGACCCCCGTTCGCCATTCAACCTGTGGCGGAAGAACTTTCCATTCATACGTACATCGCGTTCAACGGTGGACTCGCATTCCACGATGGTGAGATCATTTATAATCGCCCTATTGACAAGGCGATTATAGAAAAAATGGTTCAAATGTCCGCGCAACTTAACCACTCACTTGTTTTTCCAGGTATCGACGGCTATTTCACAACCGAAAGAAATGAATCTACTTGGTCATCTATCCAAGAATTATTCACGAGAGTCGCTCCTCTTGTAGACCCCGATTATTGGAAGACTCACGACATATACCAGATAGAACTGATAGGTAAGTCGGAACAAGTCCATCATTATGTAGAGGAATTTCAACGTGACCTGCATTTTTACTCGTGGCATATCCACAAAAACGCAACAAACGTAAACCCTATAGAAAACTCTAAAGCTATCGCCATGACTAGGGTTTTAAAACATCTTTCCATTGACATCGCCGATTCCATTGCGATTGGAGATGGACCAAACGATGTTGAAATGATCGAAACTGCAAACATTGGGATCGCGATGGGAAATGCCTGTGAATCGTTGAAGAGGGCTGCCAATTATGTTACCGCAACCGTATGGGATGACGGTGCAGTACATGCGCTGCGACACTTTAATCTCATAGCTGGAAATTAGAGTGACCTCATAGAAAAGTGACAGGTCGAACGGTCGACCTGTCACTCTAGTCTCCATTTACATCCGTCTATACCGTTTCGTCATCGTGACCCGCGACCATTACATTGCACCCGTGAGCCCGCAACGACGCAACATAATCTGGTGAGGCGTGGTCATCAGTTATAAACAGGGAAACCTCATCCAACCTGGCAACAGAGGACATGGCCACTCGGCCCAGTTTACTGTGGTCCGTCACAATGACTGTCTTGGTCGCAGACTTCAACATCATGATATTCGTCCGGCTCTCAAGGAGATTTGGCGTGGTAAACCCAGACGAAACATCTACGCCATCTACGCTGACAAATGCATAATCGGCATTAATTTGTGCGATGGCTTCGTCCGCCATGTGCCCCACCGCTGCGTATGAGCCGCTTCTCACAATTCCCCCGATTGTAACAAGGGTAATGTTTTCCCGCCCAGCCAACTCTGCTGCAATGTTAATAGCCGAGGTAACGACTGTAAGAGATTGCTTGTCAACCAGTTCCCGGGCCACAAGGGTTGTTGTTGTCCCAGGGCTGAGCATGACAACTTGCCCGTCGCCGACGAGATCGGCTGCGGCTCTCGCGATCTGCTTTTTTTCGTTTATATATAGCTCCATCTTCTCCTGAAAGAGCATCTCCAGAGGAGGATCTTGATTATATACGGCTCCGCCACGCACTCGACGGATGACGTATTCGCTTTCGAGAATGTCGAGATCGCGCCGCAAGGTGACTTCACTCACGCCGAATCGGGATTTCAACTCATCAATCCGCACTTCGCCGCGCTCTTGGATATAACCAACTATTTTCTTCCGCCGTTCCGGAGCAAGCATCTCTTCACCACCAATGATCATGGACCTGTTAGTGTATTGTAACACCCATTTGCGGGGTTTCGAAAGACTTGTGTCCGCTACCGGTTTTCGATCTGTGGTCGAATGCTTTCGTTTTAGATGATAATGTGATTGAATAGTAACGTGATGATATATGAATAACCACGTTTGGGTTTCGAAAGGTGATTGAATACATGAACATTCGAGTTTTCCCAGATCAACTTGGCGCATCCATTTACGCTGCTGCACTGATTGAGGCGACAATGACCCGTCTGGAATCCCCTGTTCTAGGGTTGGCTACAGGAGGGACGATGACCCCGGTATACCGTCAACTCGTGGACTTTCACAAACGCGGGTTAAGTTTTGCGCACGTGACAACAATCAATCTAGATGAATATATCGGACTATCACCGGAGCACCCCAACAGCTATCGTGCGTTCATGAATGAAAATTTGTTCCGCCACGTTGACGTAGACCCTGCGCGGACTTATGTGCCCTCTGGCAACGCAACTGACTTAGAGAAAGCATGCGCAGACTACGATGTAATCATTCGGTCCAATCCAGTGGATCTTCAACTGCTCGGCATTGGAGTCAACGGACACATTGGATTTAACGAACCAGCGAGTGGGCTCAAGTCGAATACACACGTCGTGGAGTTAACAGAAGAGACCATTCGCGAAAACGCGCGATTTTTTGAGGATACGGAGAGCGTGCCAACCAAAGCGATTACCGTAGGACTGCAATCGATTTTGCTGGCGAAGCAAATTCTCTTGCTCGCTTTCGGAGAGAAGAAGGCACAAGCGGTGCGCGATTCGGTCCGGGGTGATATTAGCACGAGTCTGCCGGCCAGTTTTCTCCAGGTGCATCCGAACGTTACGCTTATCCTAGACGAGGCGGCAGCGGCCCTTCTCTGATCGTTGTGGGCGTAATGGTAGACAAACAGATAACCCCGGACAGGAGGCACGGTCGAAAGCTGTCGCCGCCTGTCCGATGGTTACCCAGATATTCGGGTACCTTCGATGAGCGAATCATAGAGGTTTTGCGTGGAGCGGAGTGGACCGACGCCGAGTTCCTGTTGCAACACCCGCTCACAGGTTCTGTACACCTGGATGACCATTGCACGGTTTTGCAGAGCCCCGTACGCCGTCATTTGATAGACATATGCCGTCTCCCACGTAGGTTCCATGCGGAGCATTCGATCACACACAGAAATCACTTCCTCATAGTCTTGTTCCGCGAGAGCCCCTTCCGCATATTCTGTCGCAGTCTGTAAGTACAAACCTCGCAGCTTCTCACGCTCTCCTTCACACCAGGGTTCATACTGTGCTTCCGGCAGGTAATCTCCACGATACAGCTCCATGGCGGCTTTCAGCTTTGCTTGCCGTTGTTCGGGTGAATGATCTCCCTTGCTGTCGTGGACCGCTTGGATGAACAAGTCGCGATCGACAGACACCATATCCGATGTCGTCAGTCC
This is a stretch of genomic DNA from Alicyclobacillus dauci. It encodes these proteins:
- a CDS encoding alanine racemase, whose product is MFLHSLMECNPSIVETTLALYREGRIPPNSYILDIDQISQNAAALSDAANQSGISLYFMTKQIGRNPVASKAIVESGIRKAVAVDPVEALLLAEQGVELGHVGHLVQVPRYYLEKIIPYRPEVVTVFNVESATNVSEVAKKHGLEQKLLLRVVRPGDYLYDGQRGGVQFEDLPEVVAQIQRLPNVTIAGVTSFPSVIVQDGVAQPTHNFETLRLAAKALSDLGVNVEQINAPSATSVDTIPMLARLGATHGEPGHALTGTTPLHTVKGHAEVPSYLYVTEVSHVFEGESYVFGGGYYPRGKAQNALVCPSRGTPQVVKAIMPSAESIDYYLKVEGEFPVGTPVVLAFRTQIFVTRANVVPIRDKGTSLPKIEGIYNVEGKRIG
- a CDS encoding aminotransferase class V-fold PLP-dependent enzyme, which translates into the protein MQVFPLDSISLDEAKQLQFKLVEAISEEFQGTEMFQLGDVGVTPNGLPIATGRVEKVLARFFGSEDCVLVRGAGTGAIQKALAAYVNPGDAIAVHSAPIYTTTKETIRMLGLRTVSVDFHDDEALKDVLTRVKLLYIQHTRQQPADRYHLGYVIDVAKATQPNIPIVVDENYAVFKAPAIGVNLGADVSTFSAFKLLGPEGIGVVLGPTACTSVVRQRNYSGGGQVQGHEAMELLRALTMAPVTIAIQTEQVEELAHELNQSAVPGITEAYVANAQSRCVIAKLKDPIAAQVIAAASEFGAAPYPVGAESKYEVLPMIYRVSGSFCEGAPELKPYLLRINPMRSGASLVVKILNQAISKVRSGDA
- a CDS encoding phosphotriesterase family protein; its protein translation is MGFIRTVLGDISPEEIQRTMIHEHLIFDLSHVRNETDSILADNTDLEEELRQVKEFGGNTIVEVTNRGMGRNADGLAEISRKMGIHVVCATGFYKESVYPEEAHVKSREEIAELFTTEVTKGIGDSEVKAGIISEIGSSLSEITAAENKVFRAACDAHKLSKAPISTHCEMGTEGTEQLRIFDEEQVDLSHVSFGHQDLNRNVEEQLLLLRSGAFMQFDTIGKNQYRSHQERLDNLLVLLDKGFEDQLMLSVDMTRKSYFRKNGGPGYIYLFDTFLPDLQKAGASSAVIEKLMVKNPRRFLAFAE
- a CDS encoding YhfT family protein, producing MVAKLIIVGILCALTSLASHMGRAVFHDGVRPIMPEYVEGRMKRGEMASVAFGLSAGFVFSMGFAFTLASKLLNPWLLFLPTDILGVVAPRKWIAVVLGAAWGVGVTVAFDALNTVFGMLPINFLNSLSALSSPVLAGFALFPVLAIFYQFGKVKGIIALILELIVRQLAAMKYVTIHGTPITPEALEMFVGVILLVAFAIAKDVKANKDKTADAEEGESLFEVRTKRIVKSIPLMMVIGGLVSLIANLQWLSGSEVDFQALHTIYQTHNTSQLGTVAFADLIRGLAFIPLIVTTALASGVYGVVGLTLVYPIGFYLAPVIFGEGLMGHIAAFVMGALWLAIEMIVLRGIGKSLERFPSLREASDSIRNAMNNVLEYALLIGSALASLSMTHTPKDPQNFFAFGIFVALYGINEAIGRPVIRLAAAPLAAIITGVLVNIFYVAHLM
- a CDS encoding DUF2620 domain-containing protein; amino-acid sequence: MTIRIAIGGLKKEVTERVTKEVGGDKVSVIVTSDFEASKKIKAGEADYYFGACNSGGGAALSVPIGLLGYSNCATVAKAGGKPKQEEIEKLVSGGKIAFGMAVESIEAAVPMLLKSLFAKHNL
- a CDS encoding PRD domain-containing protein gives rise to the protein MDETLLERLEILVASGQIGDGVRQHVLETAGRFAQDNGVQLTENNAGSFVTHFAMACARIRRGEPVMDIPASVQDVADRHPDLVGVAKKMFPADLTAVTDAEVGFITMYLCVLLGKE
- the yhfZ gene encoding GntR family transcriptional regulator YhfZ, giving the protein MSEEILFSKNGIAVTKIARELLTYKIGARIPRIQDFAQKCEVGRGTVQSAIQLLADAQAVRLESRGHLGTYLLELDFVKLWEFAGMSTLMGAMPLPYSRRNEGLATGLYAVFERRNIPFHLSYMRGGTNRIKALVGGRYDLVVMSKRAADLAAAEYEVSILHSFGPITYVGAHALLVRNEDDKVIRKGMKVGIDVSSFDQKTLTYELCQDKDVEYVHLPYMQILDELANGTIDAAVWNSDEVEHRFGKAGPIYMYPLHVNEDDATEAAIVVRKADYEIFANLIEQLDLQQINRIQDEVLAGSRVPRY
- a CDS encoding Cof-type HAD-IIB family hydrolase, with amino-acid sequence MKAMFFNIDGTIISPNTERVSDSVKAAIDELHANGVTPILVSGRPPFAIQPVAEELSIHTYIAFNGGLAFHDGEIIYNRPIDKAIIEKMVQMSAQLNHSLVFPGIDGYFTTERNESTWSSIQELFTRVAPLVDPDYWKTHDIYQIELIGKSEQVHHYVEEFQRDLHFYSWHIHKNATNVNPIENSKAIAMTRVLKHLSIDIADSIAIGDGPNDVEMIETANIGIAMGNACESLKRAANYVTATVWDDGAVHALRHFNLIAGN
- a CDS encoding DeoR/GlpR family DNA-binding transcription regulator, whose translation is MLAPERRKKIVGYIQERGEVRIDELKSRFGVSEVTLRRDLDILESEYVIRRVRGGAVYNQDPPLEMLFQEKMELYINEKKQIARAAADLVGDGQVVMLSPGTTTTLVARELVDKQSLTVVTSAINIAAELAGRENITLVTIGGIVRSGSYAAVGHMADEAIAQINADYAFVSVDGVDVSSGFTTPNLLESRTNIMMLKSATKTVIVTDHSKLGRVAMSSVARLDEVSLFITDDHASPDYVASLRAHGCNVMVAGHDDETV
- the nagB gene encoding glucosamine-6-phosphate deaminase, which translates into the protein MNIRVFPDQLGASIYAAALIEATMTRLESPVLGLATGGTMTPVYRQLVDFHKRGLSFAHVTTINLDEYIGLSPEHPNSYRAFMNENLFRHVDVDPARTYVPSGNATDLEKACADYDVIIRSNPVDLQLLGIGVNGHIGFNEPASGLKSNTHVVELTEETIRENARFFEDTESVPTKAITVGLQSILLAKQILLLAFGEKKAQAVRDSVRGDISTSLPASFLQVHPNVTLILDEAAAALL